Below is a genomic region from Erigeron canadensis isolate Cc75 chromosome 7, C_canadensis_v1, whole genome shotgun sequence.
TCTAACTATAATGACCTACAGACCACCCAAAACAGCTTGTTGAGATTAAGCCTAAAGAGCCTGATCCGgtaatgtttatatttttcacACAGAGAAGCAGGGAACGGGGCTACTAGGAGATGGAAACATGCTTTGACACAAGCATCGAATCTGGCGGGGCGGGAGTTGAAACACACTGCTGATGGGTAATTTCTTTATctcatgtttttgtttgtttcttaaTTTCTGAACTATGATTAATAGGAACAGAAACATTGATATGTCACTTCGTTATTCCGATTATATATCATACAATTGATATTATTTGGTGTGGGATTTTGAGAAACATTATTGAATATTCTTTAATACACAGCCACGAAGTTCCGTTCATCAAGAAAGTTGTTGAAGACATTTTACAAAGTCCACATTTCACCAATTTCAGCACTGATGCTGACTTAGTAGGCATGGCGATCCGGATACAGAAATTACTTTCATCTTTGCACGTCGACTCTGATGACGTCCGGGTGATAGGAATCAAAGGGATGGGAGGTGGTGGGAAGACAACTCTTGCAAGAGCTGTTTTTGATCATATATCCAGTCGGTTTGAAGGTAAAAGTTTTGTTGAGAATGTTAGAGAACGTTCAAAAGTAGGCTCTAGTTTGCATAAGTTGCAAAAACAGATCCTTTCGTCCGTGTTCAACGATCATAGCATTTTTATAGAAGGTGTATCTGACGGAAAACGTTTGATGAAAAGGATGATGCCTGGTAGAACAGCTCTTATAGTTCTAGATGATGTTGATCATATAGAACAACTTGAGGCGTTAGTAGGTGACTCTACTTGTTTCAAACATAGAAGTAGAATAATCATTACAACGAGAGATGAGCAAGTGTTGGTAGGATATGGCGTTCAGAGGGACAATATTTATGATGTCGATATGCTATCAGATGAGGAAGCAATTAACCTTCTCAGTAGGCATGCTTTTAAGACAGAGAGTCCAATTCAAGGGTTTGAAGACCTATCAAAAAGGGTTGTAAGTTATGCTGCTGGCCTTCCTTTAACCATCAAACTTTTAGGCTCGTTTCTTTGTGGTAGACCTCAAGATGAATGGAAAGATACCATCAAAAGACTAAAAACAATCCCATGGCATGATACTTTGAAAAGATTGGAAATAAGCTATGATGGTCTAGAGGAGGATCACAAACAAATATTCCTCCATGTTGCTTGCCTACTGAAAGGCCAAAAGGAGAGTGAGGCCATCATAATGCTAGAAAGCTGTGGATTTCATGCTCGAATTGGTTTAAAAGTTCTTGAGCAGAAATCCTTGATAACTGTCCGTGATAGTAAACGTTATGTTTTTGGTAAGGAGGTAACTATGCATGATCATATAGAAGAATTGGGTGGTAATATTGTTCGCCGTTTGTGCCCTGATGAGCCTAACAAACATATGATATTGTGGAAGAAAGATGAAATTGAACATATATTAATCAATGAATCGGTGAGATTCTAAATATATTCGTATGATGGGAGATGACACGTTTTTATGTATTATGATAAAATATTCATGTTAGTTTTTACTTTATTACAGGGTACTGAAGCAATATGGAGTATAAAATTGGAGAATACAGATCTCCATGCAGCTAAAATACTGCAAGGTCTTAGAAAGATGAGGAATCTAAGATTTCTTTACATCAGTGAGAGTtacacaaaatataaatttaatgaaGCTGGCGGATACCTACCAAATAGCTTACGACATCTAGATTGGGAACATTACCCTTTTCAGCATTTACCCAAGATATTTCAAGCTGATAACCTTGTTCATCTTTGTATGCAGCAGAGCAATATCTATCAACTCTGGGAAGGGGGAGAAAAAAAGGTAGAGTAATGGTTGTTTGCATGATAGGTTCTTCTcaatatctttatattttatgtatcaatatcaatattggTTGTTTTGCATGATAGGTTTTTCTCAAGCTCAAATTCCTTGACCTTAGTTTGTCAAACATGAAAACCTTTGACCTTGAGATGACTCCaaatcttgaagaactggttcTTCCAAATTGTAATAAGTTGGTAGAAGTCAACATGGACGTTGAATGTCCGCATCTTAAGGTGCTAAATCTGGCGCTATGTCGGGCCTTGGAGAAACTCAACTCGTCCAATAAATGTCTGAATCTCCAGAAGGTAAATCTGGATTATTGTAGAAACTTTAAAGAACTCCCAAGGTATGTTGAATTTCCAAAGCTAGAGTCACTCTACTTTTCTTCTTCCGGGGTAACTAACCTGAACCTTGGTCTGACTCCAAATCTCAAACATTTATATCTTAAAGACTGTAGAGACTTGGTAGAACTCCATGTGCCCGTTCATTGTCCAAATCTCATAACCCTCGAGCTCGGTGGTTTTAAGGTGAATGAGTACTTTAAATCTGATCTGGCTTCAATATTTGAGAAGTTAGAAAGTCTGAAGTGGTTGGCTCTATGGTCCATTGATATTGAGTGTCTTCCGTATAGCATATGCATGTTGAAGCATCTGACATATCTTCAGATAAGGTATTGTTCCCATCTAAAGCAGTTACCGGAGGATTTTGGTAGACTAAGATGTTTAACAACGTTAGACCTAAAGGGTTGTTCATCCTTGCAAGATATTCCCACCGACATCTATAAGATTGAAAGTTTAGTAAAATTAAATCTCAAAGGTTGTAAGGGGCTTAAGAAACTGTCTGATGATATTGGACGTTTACAATGTTTAGAAACGTTAACCCTAGGGGGTTGTTCATCCTTGCAAGATATTCCCAACAGCATCTGTAAGCTGGAATCTTTAGAATTTTTAAATCTCATTGATTGTGAGGGAATTAAGAAACTGCCTGATGAATTTGGAcgtttagaaaatttgaaatggtTAGGCGTAACACGTGGAGGTATAGAAAATCTTTCCCAGAGCATTTCGCAATTGAAAGGGCTTTTGGTTTCATCATAAGGGACAGTTTAAAGCATGGAGAGagttttattaatcatttatgaTCTTACATTTACCAGTCTCccttgtatgtgtatgtatgggTTGGGAGAGCTAGCTAGCCATGTGCTCTTTTGGTGATCATTGCATAGAAATTTACCCAAGTTTTTGTTCCTGTATTCATATTTTGACTTCAGTTATAATTTCTCTTTTAATTAGATTCTTTTCAACTGTTTAAATTTAGTTAAGTAGtcactaaataaatataagtaatcAAAACTGGTGTTGTTTTGAGTTAATGTAAGTATTTGTACATTGCTTCTGAAACCGACTATCAGGTCGTGTATAAATAacagttactttttttttaagaaaaagataagcttatatatgtttactctAGTGTTTGAATTAGCTTATGGCTATTGTTACAAAGTTCATGACTTTTGTTATAAAAGCTTTGTTGAAAAGGCTTATTAAAAGTCTTTTTTTACTAGACCAAACACCCCCTGATCCTTGAAATGATGATAATAgtagtattaatattaattttttcatacCTCCTAGTAATAATTAGGAATGTTGAGTTACCAACTCTTTATCCGAATCCTAATAATTTTACAATTCTCCAATAGAGTGAATCAGCAgccaaaatttttttaacagccTCCAATTTTAACATCAAGTATCACCAATAATTGAAACCACTTTACAGCTTTATTCAATTATGGTCGTCTTCTTTtgcttgcttttttttttttttttaacagtgtATTTTCTAAGTACTTTCTGCCCCAATTGAATTCATGTCACCGGGTGGCCGAGTATCAAGAAACACGTACCAAGGTAACGATTATTCTTGTTTATGCTTTGACCGATGCTTCATTTTTTGAGTCCACAGctgctttttattttttttgcaacTCATTTTTCTTAGGTAGGTTTTCTTAGCTTAATTGGGATTGATTGATTGGTTTCTTAAGATTTTCTGTGATATATATATGCCATGAGTTTTAGGTTCTTTCCACTCTTTCAAAACCTATTTTCTTTCTATATGGTTTTATTACTACAACTTTGGTGTCTGTCTGTATGTTTGGACACAATATTGAACTCTTTAAGTGGTACGTTTTCAATGATGTactctttaaatatatatccgAAAGTTCTTTGTAGTATTATTCTACTTgcacatatatttaaaaatccaCAACTAAGTTTATATATTCACACAACCTAGCAAGTATTTGACCCGACTCCTATAAACTTCAGATTTCATTATTATTCAATGGCATCAAATTCTACATCATCTAGGGTACGTACAAGGCTTCactattatacggtgaggtttcctgATGTCGTATACAGActaaatgtttgaaaaaaaaagatttgctGTAATATATATGCCATGAGTTACAACTACTTTGGTGTCTGTCTGTTTGGAGCAATATTGACCCGTTTAAGTGGTACGTTTTTGATGATTAActcttcctttctttctttattatgtGGTTTCCATAGATCATctttatgattataaaatgaCCTGTAAACTtggttttatgattttattcacTGTTACAGTTAAAAGGTTTGACTGTGTTGATGATGTCTTTGTTTTATTCTACTTGCATATCTTTATCCATTACAAAGTTTATTGACCCATAAGCTATTAACTATGTGACCTGACTCGTATAAACTTCagatttcattattattattcaatgGCGTCGACTTCTTCATCATCCGTTCAAAGGAGCTTCGTTTATGATGTCTTTTTGAGTTTTCGGGGTGAAGACGTACGTAAAAGTTTTGTTGATCATCTCTATAAAGCTCTTAAGGACAAAGGCATTATCATTTACAAAGATGATAAAAGCATTGTGCAAGGGAAAGAGATCAGTGACCAGCTCATCGCTGCTATTAAAAATTCAAGATTTCACATCATAGTCTTCTCCAAGAACTATGCAAATTCTGCGTGGTGCTTAGAAGAGCTTGTACATATCATGGAGTGCCATGAGACGGGGGAGCAGACGGCTTATCCCATCTTTTATGATGTGCAACCCACTGAAGTCCGCAAACAGAGTGGGCCAGTTGGAGCAGCATTTCAGAAACATATAAAGAAAGAGACTGGTTGGGGATGGAGAAATGCTTTCAATTTTGTAGCATGGCAGGATTGGTTGAACACCAGTGATGGGTATTTTCTTCATCACACGTTTTTTTATGCTTATTTATTTCTAATCTTGGGTTAATAGGAATACGAACATCAATGTCACTTTGTTGACCTGAATATCAAGCACACCACCAAAAACCATAGTCGAAGAAGGGTTTGACTGGAACAACTTACATATGGAAAACTTCCGTTTTTTATTATctgaaaaaaaagtaaatttttgGGAACTTGGTACCTAGAGTGCATATTTCATAGAACTCATGGCCATCctcacacatggatcacaagatatagtctCTCCACTTGTCTTTGGCAAGTTTTGAACCGGTGACATGCGGTCTTTATCTGTGGGCCCGTGTAGTTACATGATGGCGTACCACTCCATCTATTGATGGATTGGTTTTTATGATTGCAAATCACAACACATAAACGAAGAAAGTAAACACCTTACATAACTATCTTAATATACACTCCTAAAGagaataatattattattgccCTTGAACTTTAATGACCTCAAAACCACCCCTTAAAATCTTCCTTGCCACCCTAAACAGCTTGTTGAGATAATAGGATTAACCCTTGAGTCAGAGTTGgtaatgtttatatttttcacACAGACATGCCGGGAATGACGCTACTCAGAGATGGAAACATGCTTTGACACGAGCATCCAATCTGGCTGGGCGGGAGTTGAAGAACACTGGTGATGGGTAATTTTTTTATCTCATGCTTTATTTCGTTTCTTATATTCTGAACATTAATATGTCACTTCTACACTTCCTTTTCTGATTATATGCTATACAATTGAAATTATTTGGTATGAGATTTTGAGGAATAATAATtacttaatatttttaatacacAGCCACGAAGTTCAGTTCATCAAAAAAGTTGTTAAAGACATTTTACAAAGTCCACATTTCACCAATTTCAGCATTGATGCTGACTTAGTAGGCATGGCGATCCGGATACAGAAATTACTTTCATCTTTGCACGTCGACTCTGATGACGTCCGGGTGATAGGAATCAAAGGGATGGGAGGTGGTGGGAAGACAACTCTTGCAAGAGCTGTTTTTGATCATATATCCAGTCGGTTTGAAGGTAAAAGTTTTGTTGAGAATGTTAGAGAACGTTCAAAAGTAGGCTCTAGTTTGCATAAGTTGCAAAAACAGATCCTTTCGTCCGTGTTCAACGATGATAGCATTTTTATAGAAGGTGTATCTGACGGAAAACGTTTGATGAAAACGATGATGCCTGGTAGAACAGCTCTTATAGTTCTAGATGATGTTGATCATATAGAACAACTTGAGGCGTTAGTAGGTGACTCTACTTGTTTCAAACATAGAAGTAGAATCATCATTACAACGAGAGATGAGCAAGTGTTGGTAGGATATGGCGTTCAGAGGGACAATATTTATGATGTCGATATGCTATCAGATGAGGAAGCAATTAACCTTCTCAGTAGGCATGCTTTTAAGAGAGAGAGTCCAATTCAAGGGTTTGAAGACCTATCAAAAAGGGTTGTAAGTTATGCTGCTGGCCTTCCTTTAACTATCAAACTTTTAGGCTCGTTTCTTTGTGGTAGACCTCAAGATGAATGGAAAGATACCATCAAAAGACTAAAAACAATCCCATGGCATGATACTTTGAAAAGATTGGAAATAAGCTATGATGGTCTAGAGGAGGATCACAAACAAATGTTCCTCCATGTTGCTTGCCTACTGAAAGGCCAAAAGGAGAGTGAGGCCATCATAATGCTAGAAAGCTGTGGGTTTCATGCTCGAATTGGTTTAAAAGTTCTTGAGCAGAAATCCTTGATAACTATCCGTCCTTGCGGACATAACAATTGTGAAAAGGAGATAGTCATTCATGATCATATAGAAGAAATGGGTGTTAATATTGTTCGTCGTTTGCACCCTGATGAGCCTAATAAACATAGTATATTGtggaagaaaaatgaaattgaagatATATTAGTCAATGAATTGGTGAGATTCTATGTGACAGATGCAAGAAGCCacgttattattatattggtcAATGAATTGAAGATGATAGATGAcacgtttttatttattattatgataaaatattCATGTACTTTTCTATATGACAGGGTACCGAAGCAATAAGGTGTATAAAATTGGAGAATTCACGTCTCCATGCAGCTAAAATTCTGCAAGGTCTTAGAAAGATGACGAATCTAAGAAATCTTTTAATTACTTCGAGATACACGAAAAGTGTTGAAGCTGGCGGATACCTACCAAATAGCTTACGATATCTAGTTTGGAGTCGTTACGGTTTTCGGTATTTACCCAAAATATTTCAAGCCGATAACCTTGTTCACCTTTGTATGAGAAGGAGCTATATCCGTCAACTCTGGGAAGGGGGAGAAAAAAAGGTAGAATAATAGTTGATTGGTTGTTTTGCATGAtgctctatatatatatatatatatatgttacttatattcatttattttctttattcttATGATAGGTTCTTCCAAAGCTCAAATTTCTTGATCTTAGTCAGTCAAAGTTGGAAACCTTTGACCTTGAGATGACTCCAAATCTGGAAGAACTAGTTCTTCTAGAATGTAATAAGTTGGTAGAAGTCAATATGGACGTCAGATGTCTGCATCTTAAGGAGCTAGATCTGTTGGGATGTTCGGCCTTGAAAAAACTCAACATGTCCAATAAATGTCTGAATCTCAAGAAGCTAAATCTGTGTGCATGTAAGAACTTTGAAGAACTCCAAATGCCGGTACAATTTCCAAAGCTAGAGTCACTCAACTGTGGCTATACCAAGTTAACTAACCTGAACCTTGGGATGACTCCAAATCTCAAGCATTTATATCTTCAGAAGTGCAGACTCTTGGTAGAACTGCATGTGCCTGTTGAATGTCCAAAGCTCATAACCCTCGAGCTCGGTGGTTTTAAGGTGAGAGACTTTAAACCTGATCTGGCTCCATTTTTGGAGAAGTTAGAAAGTCTGGAATCGTTGTCTCTATGGTGCATTGATATCGAGTGTCTTCCATATAGCATATGCATGTTGAAGCATCTGATACGTCTTAAAATAAAGAAATGTTTGCATCTAAAGCAGTTACCTGAGGATCTTGGTAGATTAAGATGTTTAGAGGAGTTAGACCTGGAGGGTTGTGAATCCTTGCAGCATATTCCCAACAGCATCTGTAAGTTGAAACGTTTAAAATGGGTAGAGCTCTCTGACTGTAAGGAGCTTAAGAAACTGCCTGATAATTTTTACAGTATGAAAAGTTTAGAGACGGTAGGTATAATAGGTGCAGGCATGTGGTATAGGTGAACATTCATAGAAATTTACTCTAGTTTATGTTCCTGTATTCATATTTTGACTTCAATTTCAATTTGTCTTTCGATTAGATTAGTTTCAattgtataaattttattaaccaagtagtctttaaaataaatgatactCCAATAAACAAGTATGTGTATGGATATAGATATGACTCATCAAATCAGTTACTCTTTATtattcaaaaagaacattgaagAACGCTATTGAGTGTGCGATTGtgcatatatatcatatatgtacgtCTAATAGTTGAGGAGGGAGTCGAAAGGCGTAATCAATATAGGGCCAAAACTACAGGAATCAAAGTGATAACATTCGAATTACTAGATGATCGATAACTTCATTGAATCAGTGATTgtttaaatagaaaaacaaCCACGTGCGATTAGCTACAAACGCGTATCATGACCTCCACTAAACTCGTCTGTCAGTAACTACTTAATTGAACTACTCAAACACTTAACAGGACCTGACCCAAACTACTAAGCTGACTTGGACCCGACCAAACTACTAAGCTGGACTGCTAAACAGATTGGGCTTGGAAGCCCATTTTCGATACCGAACGGACTGAAGTAAAACCACCACaataaaaacaaagatataTACAATTCTAATAAGTTATGGAGATTTTTGAAGGTTGTGTTAATAGAGGTGCAGTGATGGGATAAGTTTTTATGATGATAAAACGTGTTCCTTCAAAGAGACACCCTTGCTATGACTCATTGGTTTCGTCGCCTGTCACATTTTACATCCAAAAACCACGTAAgacaaaaatgaaataatatccTATACTTTTATCCAAACCTTTATCGAGATTCCATTTCATTTTGTGATCTCATAAATATATCTCTTACACATCTATCTATATGTTAAACAAAAATGAGTGGAACACATAAAACTAACGACGTTATTTGTTGCTCGACTACTTtttatttgatgtaaaaatgtaattttactACTACCGGTTATAATTACTACTTttacaccttaaaaaaaaagtactagTAATCTTATTTAAGACGTTACTTAATTATGATTGGCTTACATTGCCCAGCTAAACTACAATGTATTATATGTTTTTGCAATTAAACATGAGAGAGAAGGACACTCAAGTTGGATCAAAAATTGTTAGAAGACAAGTAGTAATGAAAACCCTTTAGTAAAGATTTACGTAGTTTGAGAACAAATTagacatataaaatatacacGAAATTGACATGTAACTAACTTGTACAAAAAGTGGGTCGATAGCTAGTTCGAAGATGTTGAATAGGGTTCGTAAAAAGGTAACATGACTAACGAAAGAGACTTCTGAAAGTCGTGATAACATGATGAAAATCGACTTTCATACAAAAAGATTATTTAGAGAAATTTTTGTTTAtgacaaaataatttatattgtGAACTAAATTATTTTACCTGAAAACGAAATGAGAAAGTGTCATGTGATTGAATTGGATGAGGATTCTCTCAAGTTTCCAACTTGACTAATTAAGTTGGATAAATATTGACCATAATGGTCACAATTTGAAGTTGtattttgaatcttgaccattgattttaaatCAACTTGAAGGGATCTCTATCCATTAACAACAACAATAGTAATTAAAGTTAGTTTAATTATAacttcataaatatatatatatatatatatataaagttaaatgCTTAATTCCGTTAAAACGAGGTAAAATGTGATtcaattatcaacaataataatacttaATCCCGTTAAAAATGAGGTAAACAATAACAATACTTATTTCAGTTGAAAATGAGGTAAAGTTGTGATTGAATTGAGATATACTAAATtctcaaaaaaagaaaaactattttgagtttttgacatAGAATTCTTTACCACAGAAAATTAAGACCAACTGTGAAAAGGGGAAGAACTAAAATGGTGAAATcgctttcaaaaagaaaaaagcacATGCATACCACGTGAAGAATCATATCCATAGTCTTGCTGAAATTTTGTTATACTTTACTATATGTATCCGGCTTTGCCATTGGCCCAAGCAAGCCCCTTATCTTAGTAATTTTTTAATCTGATTTTGTACTTGCACTTAAATAAGCTTGTGATATTGTGACCATGCCGTCAATTTGAAAAGGATGTTACTATGACCAAGGTACATCATAATGCACAACTTATATCTATCCTTTTTACATTTCTTACATTTTCCAATGCCACAACATTTTAGTATCCCTATTCTAAATCCATTCCTATATAAAATAATGACACAAAGTTTAAAACATCAAAGTATCAAACTAATGgcattttaaagtttttaactttttatacaaaatatGAGAAGTTCATGTATAAAAAGTCTAAATGAGACATAGATATGTTAACGGATTATATTAACCATTGTAGTGTATTATGatattgttttatattaatGGATGAACCGTTGTTGGTGTCAGTAACAACAAGAATTAAAAGATACTGTATGTTATTATGACATggataatatcataatatatcCAAGTGCTCCCTTGGATACCAACACTTTACGCTACCCGATTTAATACTTAGtttaatcaaatcaaaataataattaatacttgAAGAGAGAGCTCCCATGTTGTTGATTCCCTTTAAACAAGGATCTAGTTGTAAAGCCTTACAAATATGCTTATCCTCACATGGCCCTTCTAATTAAGTCCATCCCATATATAGGCCATATATTGTTCACTTTTTCCCTCCATTTTCAAATTCACAAAATACATttgaatattaaataaaaaagtcttccttttatatatacatgacagCATTGGGTAATAACATGTCCCATATCAACCATCATGACTCtattgatatgtatttatagtaaatgaatatatattacattGACATAAAGGTCGTTAATATGTTAATAccagaaatataaagttttctAGACGTTGTAAAATGGTCACCCTTCGTCTCGATGTAACTCCGTCACTGACGAAAGGTTGTCATGATTATATATAGGAACAAAGTCGTCATTACATTATAGATGAATAAAATAGACTTAGGTGATGCAATAGGTGATGAATAATTTGGAGACGGAATAACGACCAAACCCAAGtgataatgataaaattaaCAATACATAATAATGTATCTACTACTATactctaatttaattaaaacttcATACGTGCAATATATGGCTGCTTTGGAAGGCACCATGTGTACAACCTATGAATTATGAATGCTTTTTTCAttcatatactcgtattattgaaatatataaaaatgtgaagCCTATCTAACACCCAAGAATAAGTTCAAATACCCAATAATCCATATGCATGTGCCCATTTTGGTTTTTACGTATGTCAACGCAATGCCAACAAAGCATAGTGAAGGAGGTCCAGCTATGACACACTTTATCAATAGTATCAAAAGAGGTGTATTTTTTATCCTTCTGATCTTCTTGCCACAGTAATATAGGTAAAAGTGATtagatatgaaaaatgatataatgAAGGCATTCTATGACACAATCCTCTAACATTTATACTGTTGTTCAATTTGTGAAACCAATCGATAAATAGATGAGCATTTTATATTTCACAAAAAAATACTCGTAGTGTTAAAAAAGTGAAATGGACATAGCATTGCGCATGTGGCCCAAAAATAATAGAGTTCGGGTTAGACAATCtctttaaaaagtttaatttcaaaaaatacgAGTAAACAAACAGCTTTAGGTAGTTGTACGTACTTCGGAATGCCACACCATTAATGTACCTCCATAATCTTGGATGCTTAGTTGTCATTCCAGGTGGCATCTACTTGGCTTTTGTAAAAAAGGTGCCTGTCACACTAACCTAGCTTTCTAGACCTCCCTGTGTTTCAATTACTTGGGACCATGGTCCCTAACCTATGGATATAAGTTTACCCTAGTCCTAGACTCCTAGCCCTACTCACCCACTAAACCAGACCCCCATCAATAATATTCTCCTATTTAACCATCTTTGCCTCAAAAGTAAAAACTTTTGTTAGCCATTAAAAAGCCAATGTGTTACTTATATCTATAAAGTATGGGTTCATTCAATTCAAACCACCAAATTGAATTGGAGCTATAAATctataactatttaatttttGAGTTTTAGCAAATATATGGCAAGCTACAATTTACCTCACATAAATTGCAATGCTTTTTGTATAATTCTAGTCATCTATTTACTTTGATATAAAACTTTTTGCTGATGAAGTATGGTAACTccaaataaaaggaaaaaaaaagtcattatatatgtatttctaaTTTGGAACCATCGACATATCACGTTGGCTTCGATATGAAATTATCTCAATGTGGAACGAGACAACATGACATGTATAATGGTTGCAAAGGGTGTTTGCAATCCCATATGTGTTTAACAACTAGTAGAACATAGATTTGACACTAAAGGAGACCAGTTGCTTGTTTGGCAGAGAGACTGACTAAAAAAAGGGAAGGTTAAtttcagttttaaaataaaatttgtataacttGTCTTAACT
It encodes:
- the LOC122606673 gene encoding disease resistance protein Roq1-like isoform X2; translation: MASTSSSSVQRSFVYDVFLSFRGEDVRKSFVDHLYKALKDKGIIIYKDDKSIVQGKEISDQLIAAIKNSRFHIIVFSKNYANSAWCLEELVHIMECHETGEQTAYPIFYDVQPTEVRKQSGPVGAAFQKHIKKETGWGWRNAFNFVAWQDWLNTSDGHAGNDATQRWKHALTRASNLAGRELKNTGDGIDADLVGMAIRIQKLLSSLHVDSDDVRVIGIKGMGGGGKTTLARAVFDHISSRFEGKSFVENVRERSKVGSSLHKLQKQILSSVFNDDSIFIEGVSDGKRLMKTMMPGRTALIVLDDVDHIEQLEALVGDSTCFKHRSRIIITTRDEQVLVGYGVQRDNIYDVDMLSDEEAINLLSRHAFKRESPIQGFEDLSKRVVSYAAGLPLTIKLLGSFLCGRPQDEWKDTIKRLKTIPWHDTLKRLEISYDGLEEDHKQMFLHVACLLKGQKESEAIIMLESCGFHARIGLKVLEQKSLITIRPCGHNNCEKEIVIHDHIEEMGVNIVRRLHPDEPNKHSILWKKNEIEDILVNELGTEAIRCIKLENSRLHAAKILQGLRKMTNLRNLLITSRYTKSVEAGGYLPNSLRYLVWSRYGFRYLPKIFQADNLVHLCMRRSYIRQLWEGGEKKVLPKLKFLDLSQSKLETFDLEMTPNLEELVLLECNKLVEVNMDVRCLHLKELDLLGCSALKKLNMSNKCLNLKKLNLCACKNFEELQMPVQFPKLESLNCGYTKLTNLNLGMTPNLKHLYLQKCRLLVELHVPVECPKLITLELGGFKVRDFKPDLAPFLEKLESLESLSLWCIDIECLPYSICMLKHLIRLKIKKCLHLKQLPEDLGRLRCLEELDLEGCESLQHIPNSICKLKRLKWVELSDCKELKKLPDNFYSMKSLETVGIIGAGMWYR
- the LOC122606673 gene encoding disease resistance protein Roq1-like isoform X1; the encoded protein is MASTSSSSVQRSFVYDVFLSFRGEDVRKSFVDHLYKALKDKGIIIYKDDKSIVQGKEISDQLIAAIKNSRFHIIVFSKNYANSAWCLEELVHIMECHETGEQTAYPIFYDVQPTEVRKQSGPVGAAFQKHIKKETGWGWRNAFNFVAWQDWLNTSDGHAGNDATQRWKHALTRASNLAGRELKNTGDGHEVQFIKKVVKDILQSPHFTNFSIDADLVGMAIRIQKLLSSLHVDSDDVRVIGIKGMGGGGKTTLARAVFDHISSRFEGKSFVENVRERSKVGSSLHKLQKQILSSVFNDDSIFIEGVSDGKRLMKTMMPGRTALIVLDDVDHIEQLEALVGDSTCFKHRSRIIITTRDEQVLVGYGVQRDNIYDVDMLSDEEAINLLSRHAFKRESPIQGFEDLSKRVVSYAAGLPLTIKLLGSFLCGRPQDEWKDTIKRLKTIPWHDTLKRLEISYDGLEEDHKQMFLHVACLLKGQKESEAIIMLESCGFHARIGLKVLEQKSLITIRPCGHNNCEKEIVIHDHIEEMGVNIVRRLHPDEPNKHSILWKKNEIEDILVNELGTEAIRCIKLENSRLHAAKILQGLRKMTNLRNLLITSRYTKSVEAGGYLPNSLRYLVWSRYGFRYLPKIFQADNLVHLCMRRSYIRQLWEGGEKKVLPKLKFLDLSQSKLETFDLEMTPNLEELVLLECNKLVEVNMDVRCLHLKELDLLGCSALKKLNMSNKCLNLKKLNLCACKNFEELQMPVQFPKLESLNCGYTKLTNLNLGMTPNLKHLYLQKCRLLVELHVPVECPKLITLELGGFKVRDFKPDLAPFLEKLESLESLSLWCIDIECLPYSICMLKHLIRLKIKKCLHLKQLPEDLGRLRCLEELDLEGCESLQHIPNSICKLKRLKWVELSDCKELKKLPDNFYSMKSLETVGIIGAGMWYR
- the LOC122606672 gene encoding disease resistance protein Roq1-like — protein: MALTSTLSAQRSFLYDVFLSFRGEDVRKSFVDHLYKALNDKGIIIYKDDKRIVKGEEISDQLIAAIKNSKFHIIVFSKNYANSAWCLEELVQIMECQETGEQTAYPIFYDVQPTQVRNQSGPVGVAFEKHIKKEAVGGWRNFLKIVACQDCSRLNTSAGEAGNGATRRWKHALTQASNLAGRELKHTADGHEVPFIKKVVEDILQSPHFTNFSTDADLVGMAIRIQKLLSSLHVDSDDVRVIGIKGMGGGGKTTLARAVFDHISSRFEGKSFVENVRERSKVGSSLHKLQKQILSSVFNDHSIFIEGVSDGKRLMKRMMPGRTALIVLDDVDHIEQLEALVGDSTCFKHRSRIIITTRDEQVLVGYGVQRDNIYDVDMLSDEEAINLLSRHAFKTESPIQGFEDLSKRVVSYAAGLPLTIKLLGSFLCGRPQDEWKDTIKRLKTIPWHDTLKRLEISYDGLEEDHKQIFLHVACLLKGQKESEAIIMLESCGFHARIGLKVLEQKSLITVRDSKRYVFGKEVTMHDHIEELGGNIVRRLCPDEPNKHMILWKKDEIEHILINESGTEAIWSIKLENTDLHAAKILQGLRKMRNLRFLYISESYTKYKFNEAGGYLPNSLRHLDWEHYPFQHLPKIFQADNLVHLCMQQSNIYQLWEGGEKKVFLKLKFLDLSLSNMKTFDLEMTPNLEELVLPNCNKLVEVNMDVECPHLKVLNLALCRALEKLNSSNKCLNLQKVNLDYCRNFKELPRYVEFPKLESLYFSSSGVTNLNLGLTPNLKHLYLKDCRDLVELHVPVHCPNLITLELGGFKVNEYFKSDLASIFEKLESLKWLALWSIDIECLPYSICMLKHLTYLQIRYCSHLKQLPEDFGRLRCLTTLDLKGCSSLQDIPTDIYKIESLVKLNLKGCKGLKKLSDDIGRLQCLETLTLGGCSSLQDIPNSICKLESLEFLNLIDCEGIKKLPDEFGRLENLKWLGVTRGGIENLSQSISQLKGLLVSS